In one window of Macrotis lagotis isolate mMagLag1 chromosome 5, bilby.v1.9.chrom.fasta, whole genome shotgun sequence DNA:
- the LOC141489855 gene encoding calcium homeostasis modulator protein 6-like, whose protein sequence is MEKFAHLLDLCIKHHRVLGMGMLSLLTAGGESLFSNVVFQCPCSAVWNLPYSLVFFLVPALVLFLLGYLLSSDAGQVVTGCCALKEGDPCCNTCGNTCCNTCCNRMGMCSQITLAAAVAPVTWIAVALLGGNYYECAASGSLWMQKRLCLDQKSNCTEEVVKMPCQKERSEEVKVFLQDFQAQSQFAGWILVAFTMFLFTTVKLYTSCTSPMSFLQLKFMKIYKKEENEMLKTESQEYATKLAERNVKYFFENEGLMGVKIPSADKWKKISTVHQINDTHYSSLHKYVDNKIAS, encoded by the exons ATGGAAAAGTTTGCTCATTTGCTGGATCTGTGCATCAAACACCACAGGGTCTTGGGCATGGGCATGTTGAGCCTGCTGACAGCTGGTGGGGAGAGCCTCTTCTCCAATGTGGTGTTCCAATGCCCCTGCAGTGCTGTCTGGAACTTGCCCTATTCCCTTGTCTTCTTTCTAGTCCCAGCCCTGGTGCTCTTCCTTCTGGGCTACCTGCTGAGCTCTGATGCAGGGCAGGTGGTGACTGGCTGCTGTGCCTTGAAGGAGGGAGACCCATGCTGCAACACATGTGGCAACACATGCTGCAACACATGCTGCAACAGGATGGGGATGTGCAGTCAAATCACCTTGGCTGCTGCTGTGGCACCTGTCACCTGGATTGCAGTGGCACTGCTTGGAGGTAATTACTATGAGTGTGCGGCCAGTGGGAGCTTGTGGATGCAAAAGCGCTTATGTCTGGATCAGAAGTCCAACTGTACTGAGGAAGTGGTGAAGATGCCTTGCCAGAAAGAAAGGTCTGAGGAAGTCAAAGTGTTCTTGCAGGACTTCCAGGCTCAATCCCAG TTTGCAGGTTGGATATTGGTAGCTTTCACCATGTTTTTGTTCACGACTGTGAAGCTCTATACCTCTTGCACATCTCCAATGAGTTTTCTCCAGTTGAAGTTCATGAAAATctataagaaagaggaaaatgagatgtTAAAGACTGAATCACAGGAATATGCCACTAAACTGGCAGAAAGGAATGTCaagtatttttttgaaaatgaagggttAATGGGTGTGAAAATTCCAAGTGCTGATAAATGGAAGAAGATTTCAACAGTGCATCAGATCAATGACACACATTATAGTTCGCTGCATAAATATGTTGACAATAAAATTGCTTCTTAA